A DNA window from Methylocystis heyeri contains the following coding sequences:
- a CDS encoding sensor histidine kinase, whose amino-acid sequence MKKPTSLSSRLTVYWIVGFAVSYFTLPIIVALLLAALRLNEFSDANLQSWTTKRARFTVEAALRKGPDGRLFVEQTDELRAYMEANPHFRFAVLDAKNDELLPGSSEDLAAAFAPRGRADMLTISFHLADDPDPDARGWVRTIATEVGTVRFILYGANFHGDDVLYQISYAFTWGNFFVYLPICAVMALIALFVVRRGLAPLRAAAGKAASIDLNSLDQRIPVAGLPSEVAPFVEAMNKALERVDDGVARQKRFLANAAHELRTPITILCSHIANPDDQTFREDIKRDARRIRTIVEQLLSVAHISGQKGASEKDIDLGKAALSVILDYMPLAIESGRNIELDCASSPVMARANGWALESVVTNLVENAVRAEPVGGNVLVRVSPGATIEIVDHGEGVAPNDREAIFEPFWRKSNSTRGAGLGLAIARELIDQQGGRIWVEETPGGGATFKVSLPHVVQEPVSPPLNDLAAPQLAKPAFIV is encoded by the coding sequence ATGAAGAAGCCGACCTCTCTCTCCTCCCGATTGACGGTCTATTGGATCGTTGGTTTCGCAGTCTCCTATTTTACCCTGCCGATCATCGTCGCCCTTCTGCTCGCGGCGCTGCGGCTCAACGAATTTTCGGACGCAAACCTTCAGAGCTGGACGACGAAACGCGCGCGTTTCACGGTGGAGGCGGCGCTGCGCAAGGGGCCTGACGGGCGCCTTTTCGTCGAACAGACCGACGAATTGCGCGCCTATATGGAAGCCAATCCGCACTTTCGCTTCGCCGTGCTGGACGCGAAGAACGACGAACTCTTGCCGGGCTCGTCCGAAGATCTGGCCGCCGCCTTCGCCCCGCGAGGCCGCGCCGACATGCTCACCATTTCGTTTCATCTCGCCGACGATCCGGACCCCGACGCCCGCGGCTGGGTCCGCACGATCGCCACCGAAGTCGGAACAGTGCGTTTCATCCTCTACGGCGCGAATTTTCACGGCGACGACGTGCTTTATCAGATTTCCTACGCTTTCACTTGGGGGAACTTCTTCGTTTATCTTCCGATCTGTGCGGTGATGGCGCTCATCGCGCTTTTCGTCGTGCGGCGCGGCCTTGCTCCCTTGCGCGCCGCGGCGGGCAAGGCGGCCAGCATCGATTTGAACTCGCTCGACCAGCGCATTCCCGTCGCCGGTCTTCCTTCGGAAGTCGCGCCTTTTGTCGAAGCGATGAACAAGGCGCTGGAGCGCGTCGACGACGGTGTCGCCCGTCAAAAACGCTTTCTCGCCAACGCCGCGCATGAATTGCGCACGCCGATCACGATATTGTGCTCGCACATCGCCAATCCGGACGATCAGACATTTCGCGAGGACATCAAACGCGACGCGCGCCGCATCCGCACCATCGTCGAGCAATTGCTCAGCGTCGCCCACATCTCGGGCCAGAAGGGCGCCAGCGAAAAGGACATCGATCTCGGCAAGGCCGCGCTCTCGGTGATCCTCGACTATATGCCGCTCGCGATCGAAAGCGGGCGCAACATCGAACTCGACTGCGCGTCGTCTCCGGTGATGGCCCGGGCAAACGGCTGGGCGCTGGAGAGCGTGGTCACCAATCTGGTTGAAAACGCGGTTCGCGCGGAGCCGGTCGGCGGAAACGTGCTCGTGCGCGTCTCGCCCGGCGCGACGATCGAGATCGTCGATCATGGCGAGGGCGTCGCGCCCAATGATCGCGAGGCGATTTTCGAGCCGTTCTGGCGCAAGAGCAATTCGACGCGCGGCGCGGGCCTCGGCCTCGCCATCGCCAGGGAGCTGATCGACCAGCAGGGCGGGCGCATTTGGGTCGAGGAAACGCCCGGCGGCGGCGCGACATTCAAAGTGTCCCTCCCGCACGTCGTTCAGGAGCCGGTTTCGCCGCCCCTGAACGACCTCGCCGCGCCCCAGCTGGCGAAACCCGCCTTCATCGTTTGA
- a CDS encoding choice-of-anchor tandem repeat GloVer-containing protein, whose protein sequence is MSIFNTARFALAAWLGLAASSALAQAVHPDGAAAPLVVTPIFSFSGGNDGSMPASELAVDSDGALYGTTVAGGAYNDGVVFKLTPPAAGSNNWTETVLYSFLGGSNGLNPMFTPTIDSRGVIYGATQYGGANDNSGAAFQLTPPIPPSTQWTGTKIFDFSYASTGANPKGGFVIDSSGALYGTTSTGGPQGKGTVYKLTPPTPPATQWTGAALYSFSGGADGGNPGRTLVIDSSGALYGGTASGGASGSGVVFKLIPPGGNCTPTAPNLWCETVLADGIGSLSGGVVMDSHGALYGAAQGGGAYSHGQLFKLTPPVPPATQWTLATLYSFTGGADGANPTRAPILVGGVLYGTTSLMGNCIYCGAIYELTPPVPPSTQWTETTLWSFATPHGPFPSGLSLAPSNFGLGIAINGAVQMGGGAGGYGEIFTLRCPPRGRQVFGGAMRTACAL, encoded by the coding sequence TTGTCCATCTTCAATACTGCTCGTTTCGCTCTTGCGGCCTGGCTAGGCCTGGCGGCGTCCTCCGCTTTGGCTCAGGCGGTTCATCCGGACGGCGCTGCTGCGCCCTTGGTGGTGACGCCGATTTTCTCTTTCTCAGGCGGGAACGACGGGTCGATGCCGGCTTCCGAGCTGGCGGTCGACAGCGACGGCGCGCTCTACGGGACCACAGTGGCGGGCGGCGCCTATAACGACGGCGTGGTGTTCAAACTGACGCCGCCGGCCGCGGGCTCAAACAATTGGACCGAGACTGTCCTTTACAGCTTTTTGGGAGGGTCCAACGGGCTCAACCCCATGTTTACGCCGACCATCGACTCCCGAGGAGTCATCTATGGCGCCACACAGTACGGCGGAGCGAACGATAATAGCGGCGCCGCGTTCCAGTTGACCCCGCCGATCCCGCCCTCGACCCAATGGACCGGGACCAAGATTTTCGACTTCAGTTACGCCTCGACCGGAGCTAACCCCAAGGGCGGCTTCGTGATCGACAGCAGCGGCGCGCTTTACGGAACCACCTCGACCGGCGGCCCTCAGGGCAAGGGGACGGTGTACAAGCTTACCCCCCCTACGCCGCCCGCCACGCAATGGACCGGAGCGGCGCTTTACAGCTTCTCCGGCGGCGCGGACGGCGGCAATCCCGGAAGGACGCTCGTCATAGACAGCAGCGGCGCGCTCTACGGCGGGACCGCATCTGGCGGCGCGAGCGGAAGCGGCGTCGTGTTCAAGCTGATCCCGCCGGGAGGGAATTGCACGCCGACAGCGCCCAATCTGTGGTGCGAGACCGTGCTTGCGGACGGAATCGGCAGTCTTTCCGGCGGCGTAGTCATGGATTCGCACGGGGCGCTTTACGGCGCGGCGCAGGGCGGCGGAGCCTATAGCCACGGCCAGCTCTTCAAATTGACTCCGCCTGTGCCTCCCGCCACGCAATGGACCCTGGCGACGCTTTACAGCTTCACCGGCGGCGCCGACGGAGCCAATCCAACAAGGGCTCCGATTCTCGTGGGCGGCGTCCTCTACGGCACAACGTCGTTAATGGGGAACTGCATCTATTGCGGCGCGATCTATGAGCTCACGCCGCCGGTTCCGCCTTCCACCCAATGGACCGAGACCACGCTCTGGAGTTTCGCCACCCCCCACGGACCGTTCCCGTCCGGCCTGAGTTTGGCGCCGTCCAATTTCGGCCTCGGCATTGCGATCAACGGCGCCGTACAAATGGGGGGTGGGGCAGGCGGCTACGGCGAGATCTTCACCTTGCGGTGCCCCCCGCGAGGCAGACAAGTCTTTGGCGGGGCCATGCGGACGGCCTGCGCGCTATAG
- a CDS encoding choice-of-anchor tandem repeat GloVer-containing protein, protein MFILNATRFTLAASLGLSASSALAQVVHPGGSAAPHVLTSPRVSTPPLPLTPLYAFSGAGDGGGKSLNVTVDSDGALYGTTLTGGSANNGVVFKLTPPAPGNAIWSETVLYSFSGPDGASPWFTPSFDSWGALYGATSGGGANNIGVAFKLTPPAPPATQWTAAALYNFAGGADGGTPGITLAMDSRGALYGGTASGGASGNGAVFMLTPPGANCTPAAPNLWCETVLYSFAGDADGAGIVGGVTLDSHGALYGVTQAGGAYGYGQLFKLTPPTPASTPWIKTTLYSFTGGADGANPFSAPVLIDGALYGATTNKGNCSSCGAIYRLRPPVPPAVQWIEDTLWSFTGGADGGAPVAGLTFAPSNLGRSVSIFGSTPGQIFALQCAPRAREVFGGAPRAACIQ, encoded by the coding sequence TTGTTCATTCTCAACGCCACGCGCTTCACGCTGGCGGCCTCGCTCGGCCTGTCGGCGTCCTCCGCTTTGGCTCAGGTCGTTCATCCGGGCGGCTCTGCTGCGCCCCATGTTTTGACGTCGCCCCGCGTTTCGACACCGCCTCTTCCCCTGACGCCGCTCTACGCCTTTTCCGGCGCCGGCGATGGCGGCGGCAAGTCTCTCAACGTGACGGTCGATAGCGACGGAGCGCTCTACGGAACCACTCTCACGGGCGGCTCCGCCAATAATGGCGTCGTGTTCAAACTTACCCCGCCGGCTCCCGGCAACGCCATATGGAGCGAGACCGTCCTTTACAGCTTCTCGGGGCCCGACGGGGCCAGCCCCTGGTTTACGCCTAGTTTCGACTCCTGGGGAGCGCTCTACGGCGCGACGAGCGGCGGCGGCGCAAATAATATTGGCGTCGCTTTCAAGCTCACGCCGCCTGCGCCGCCCGCCACGCAATGGACCGCCGCGGCGCTGTATAATTTTGCCGGCGGCGCGGACGGCGGAACACCTGGGATAACGCTCGCCATGGACAGCAGAGGCGCGCTCTACGGCGGGACGGCATCTGGCGGCGCCAGCGGAAACGGCGCCGTGTTCATGCTGACGCCGCCTGGAGCGAATTGCACGCCGGCGGCGCCCAATCTCTGGTGCGAGACCGTGCTCTACAGCTTCGCCGGCGACGCCGACGGGGCCGGCATCGTGGGCGGCGTCACATTGGATTCGCACGGGGCGCTTTATGGCGTAACACAGGCGGGCGGCGCCTATGGCTACGGCCAGCTCTTCAAATTGACGCCGCCGACGCCTGCCTCCACGCCCTGGATCAAAACCACGCTCTACAGCTTCACGGGCGGCGCCGACGGGGCCAATCCGTTCAGTGCTCCGGTCCTCATCGACGGGGCTCTTTACGGCGCTACGACGAACAAGGGGAACTGCTCCTCTTGCGGCGCCATCTATCGGCTCAGGCCGCCGGTTCCGCCGGCTGTCCAATGGATCGAGGACACGCTCTGGAGCTTCACCGGCGGCGCCGATGGCGGAGCTCCAGTGGCGGGCCTGACTTTCGCCCCATCCAATCTGGGCCGTAGCGTTTCTATTTTCGGCTCGACGCCCGGCCAGATTTTCGCCCTGCAATGCGCCCCCCGCGCGCGGGAGGTGTTCGGCGGCGCCCCGCGCGCGGCCTGCATTCAATAG